The Acidimicrobiales bacterium genomic sequence GGCCACCTCGCCGTCACCCAGGGGCTGGCGGTCGGCGAAGGGGGCGGCCACCGCGCTGCGGGCCGGGGTGATGTCGACCAGGGCACCGGTCACCCCCACCACCAGGGCCAGCAGGGCCACCTCGATCACCAGGGTGCGCCGCAGGACCGAGAGGGCCGTCGCCCCCCGGCCGGCGGCCGGGGTCTCGCCCGACGGAGCCTCGCCTGACGGGGCCGCGGTGGCGGGCCCGTCCAGGTCGTGCTCCACCAGGGGCACCAGGCGGTAGCGGTTCCAGCCCCCCAGGAGGGCCACCAGCCCCACGATGGCCACCTTGGCCAGCAGGAGCTGGCCGTAGGGGGTGGTGACCAGGGCCCGGGTGCTGCCCACCTGGGTCCAGCCCAGGGTGCCTCCGGCCACGGCCACGACGGCCAGGGTCAGGCCCGCCACCCCCGAGAAGCGGAGCACGGCCGGGGCCGGCGAGGTGCCGGCCCGGCGTCGGGCCGCCACCACCACCAGCAGGCCGGCCAACCCGCCCAGCCACACCGCGGCCGCGGTCACGTGGGCGGCGTCGGCGCCGATGGCCACCGCCGCCGGGGAGGAGGTGGCGGTGTGGCCGGCCACCGCGAACGAGGTGGCCACCGCCACCAGCCCCGCCCCGGCCACCACCCGGTCGCGCCCGGCGTCGACGGCCACGAACAGCAGGGCCAGCAGGGCCACGGCGGTGGCCAGGCCCACGTTGTCGGCCAGGATCTGGCCCAACACCCCGGGGGCGGTGATGGAGTCGGGCCCCAGGCCGGTGGCCAGGGCGGCCCGCAGGGGCAGCTCCAGCACCAGGCCGACCGCGCCCACCCCGGCCGCCACCCGCACCACCCGGCGCAGGCCGGCCCGCTCGGCCCCGCCGTCGTGCACGGCCACCAGGAACAGGGCCAGCCCGGTGGCCAGCAGGGCGCCCCCGTAGGCCAGGACCCGGGCCGCGGTGCCGGCCAGCCGCCACGCCGACTCGTCACCGGAGCCGACCAGGGCGTCGACCACCGAGTCGTCGAGCCGTTCGGCCCCGTCGCCCACGCCGAAGGTGAAGGCCCCGTCGATGGGGTGGCTGTCGGCCGAGACGGCCCGCCAGACCACCACGTAGGCCCCGTCGGCCAGGTCGCCCCGCAGGGGCACGGTCACGGTGTCGCCCCGGACCTCGACCCCGCCCCGGTCGACCCGCTCGCCCTCGGCGTCGAGCACCCGGACCTGGCCCACGCTCACCGACACGCCCTCGTTGAAGGTCAGGGTCACCTCGGTGGGGGCCTGGCCCAGGGACCCGCCGTCGGCCGGCGTGCTGGTGAGGAGCTGGGCGTGGGCCCCGGCCGGGGCGGCCCCGAACCCCAGGACGGCCAGGGCGGCCACGGCGGCGAGGGCGAGGCTGGCTCGGGGGACGAGGCGCCGGGCTCGCCCGCGGCGGGCGGGATCCGCCGTGTCCCGGCCGGCCCCTCCCGGCGGGCCGGCCGGCGGCTGGGTGACGTGACGCCCGGCGAGGAGGGACCTCGGTGGGGCGGTCGGGGGGGCGCTCACGCCGGGGCCGGGGCGGTGCCGCCCCGCAGGTCCCGGCCCGGACGGGCCGGGAGGAGCCACAGCAGCAGCACGCCGGCCAGGTCCAGGACGTGGTGGGCCTCGGTGAAGGCCAGGGTGGCCCCCTGGGCCATGTCGACCCCGGCGGTCACGGCCATGGCCCCGGCCAGGGCGCCGGCGAAGGGCAGGAGGCCGGTGGCCAGGCGGGGCCGCCAGGCGGCGCTGAGCAGGCCGACGGCCAGGGCCAGGTCGAAGGCCCCCATCTCCCGGGCCACGTGCACCGGGGCCTCCGCGTCCTGGGCCAGGAAGATGGCCGGCACGGCCAGGACCAGCTGGGTCAGGCCGATGGCCAGGAGGCCGTAGCGCACCGCCTCCCGCACCGGCCGGGGCCGGGACGTCACCGGCACCCGGGCCAGGATGTCCTCGGTGCGGTCGGCCACCACCTGGGCCGGGCGGACCCGGACGGCCCGGTGGAGGTGGGCGGCCTCGGCGGCCCAGGCCCGGCACGCCCCGCACCGATCCAGGTGCACGTCGACGGCGGTGTCGTCGACGCCGGGGGGGAGGGCCTCGTGGTCGAGCCGGGCGGAGAGGGCCTCGCGGCAGTCGGGGCAGCGCATGGAGGCCAGGTCGCTCCCGGGCCGAGGATGGTTCCCAACCTGAACGACGATCCCGCGGGGTGGTGGACAACGACCGTCGCCAGCCGCCACGCTCGCGGGTCGTGGACCCGCTGACCCGCCTGGCCCTGGAGGCCCGTGACGGCGACGAGCTCAGCCTGGCCGGCTTCGTGCGGGCCTCGCAGGCCGACGTCTGGCGCCTGGCCGCCCACCTGGTCGATCGGCCGTCGGCCGACGACGTCGCCCAGGAGGTCTACCTGCGGGCCATCCCGGCCCTGGCCCGGTACCGGGCCGAGGCGCCGGCCCGGGCCTGGCTGCTCGGCATCGCTCGCCGCACCTGCGCGGATGTGATCCGCCGCCGGGGGCGCGAGCGGCGGTTGTGGCGGCGCCTGGTGGCCCAGCCCGACCCGGCCGGTGAGGCGGGGGCCGCACCGGCCACCGGCGACGTGGAGCTGGACGCCCTGCTGGCCGCCCTGGCCCCGGACCGGCGCGACGCCTTCGTCCTGACCCAGGTGATCGGCCTGCCCTACGCCGAGGCTGCCGTGGCCTGCGGGGTGCCGGTGGGCACCATCCGCTCCCGGGTGGCCCGGGCCCGCGCCGAGCTGGCCACCGCGGTCCAGGACGAGGCCCGGGACGAGGCGGCCGGCACCGACGGTTGACACCTGCCTCGGACGAGGGCGGCGGCGAGGCAGACTGCGGGGCATGGCCGGACCGTTCGATCCTGACGGCGTGGTCCTCGCCAGGGTGCGCGAGGCCTGCCACGCCCTGCCCGAGGTGGAGGAGCGACCGAGCCACGGCTCTCCCGCCTTCTTCGTGCGGGGCAAGAAGACGTTCGTGATGTTCCTGGACGACCACCACGGCGACGGCATCCTCGGCCTGTGGTGCGCGGCCCCGCCCGGGGTCCAGTCCGACCTGGTCGACACCGAGCCCGAGCGCTTCTTCGTCCCGCCGTACGTGGGGCACCGGGGGTGGTTGGGCGTCCGCCTGGACCTCGACGTGGACTGGGACGAGGTGCGCGACATCGTCACCGACGCCTACTGCGCGGTGGCCCCGGCCCCGCTGGTTCGCCAGGTGCGTCCCGACGACGGGTGAGGCGGGGCCGTCGACGAGTTCGCTCCAGCCTCTTGCCATTTGCGCCCGCCGGGTTCAGCCCGGACCGGCGACGTCCCCGGCCACGGCGGTACCGAGCGCCGTCGCCCCCGAGGGGGCCCCGGCGGGGACGTGGAGCACGGTGGGCCGGCGCCGGCCCCGGAGGGTGACCCGCTCGCCGGCTCGCCAGTGGTCGGCCTCGGTCCCCCCGGCCGCGGCCACCGCCTCGCCCGAGGCCAGCACCAGGCCGGGCACGTCCTTGGCCAGCTCGGTCAACCGGGCCGCCTCGTTCACCGGGTCGCCGATCACCGTGTACTCGAAGCGCTCCTCGGAGCCGATGTTGCCGGCCACCGCGGGGCCGGCGGCCACCCCGATCCCGGCCCGGCAATCGGGCACCTCGGCGGCCAGGCGGGTGGCCAGGTGCCGGGCCGCGGCCAGGGCGGCGCCGGCCGGGTCGGCCCGGGGGCCCGGCGCCCCGAACACGGCCAGGGCGGCGTCGCCCTGGAACTTGTTGATCCAGCCGCCGTGCTCGTCGACGGTCGACACCACCACGGTGAAGAACCGGTTCAGCACGTCGACCACGTCGGTGGCCGGCCGGCCGGCGGCGATGCCGGTGGAGTCGATGATGTCGACGAACAGCACGGCCACGTCCCGGACCTCGCCGCCCAGCCCCGGGCCGCGACCCAGGGCCTCTTGGGCCACGTCCTCGCCCACGTGCCGGCCGAACAGCTCCCGGAGCTGCTCCCGCTCCCGCAGCCCGTCGACCATGCGGTTGAACCCGTCCTGCAGCAGGCCCAGCTCGCTGGCGTCGTAGACGTCCACGGCCACGTCCAGGTCCCCGTCGCCGACCCGGGCCATGCCCTGGCGCACCTCCCGGACCGGGTCGGCCACCGCCCGGGCCCCGAGAAGGGTGACCCACAGGCCCACGCCCAGCGCCACCCCGCCGATGACGACCATGGTGACGGCCAGCGAGGTGCGGGTGGCCGTCCCCTCGGCCAGGGCGAAGACGCCGGTCACCACCAGGCCCAACAGGGGCACCCCGGTGCCCAGGGCCCAGGCCAGCACCTGCCGGAGGGCCACGCCGGGCAGGCGGGGCCGGTCGACGTCGCCCTGGGCCAGGGCCCGGGCCGCCACCGGGCGCATGATCCGCTCGGTGGTCAGGTAGGTGACGGCCCCGGCCGACAGGCCGCTCAGGACCACGGTGAAGGCCACCCTGCTGATCAGCCGGGGGTCGAACAGGCCGTTGACCAGGCCGAACAGGCCGGCCGAGGCCATCCACAGGAGGAGCTGGACCCGCAGCAGATGGCGGGGGGTGCGCAGGACGGCGCCGACCTCGCCGGTCGACGGGTCCCGGCCCTCGACCAGCCAGCGACGGGCGGGGGCCAGCACCCGGGCCCCCCACACCGTCCCCGCGGCCACGGCCAGGGGCGCCCACACGGAGACCAGCACGGTGTTGACCAGCAGGACGCGGCCCGGGTCGTCGAGGGGCTCGCTGGGCAGGACCCAGGCCACGAAGGCGAAGGCGGCGGCGGCCGCCCCCAGGTTGGTGACGGCGCTGCTGGACGACACCCCCACCGTCACCCGGCGGGCCAGGCGGGGCCCCTCGGCGGGCGGTCGGGTCCTGGCCCGGGTCCGGTGGCCCATCAGCGTCGGGGCCGGTCGGGGGGGCGGCCGGGCGTCACCGCCCCAGCGTGGCACCTCCGGCCCGGGGCGGGCGCGGTCGGGGCAGACTGGCCCCCCGCCACCCCCGGAGGAGCGCCCCCATGGCCATCGACTTCACCCTCGAGCCCGAGATCGAGGAGCTCCGCCTGCGGGTCCGCTCGTTCGTCGACGAGGTGGTCAAGCCGGGGGAGGCCCGCATCGGCGGCCTCGACACCGTCGACCAGCGCGACGAGTACGTCCGCACCCTCATCGAGATGCGGGGCCAGGCCCAGGAGGCGGGGCTGTGGCTGCCCCACATGCCGAAGGAGTGGGGGGGCATGGAGCTGGGGCACGTGGGCCTGGCCATGGTCCAGGCCGAGGCGGCCAAGTCGACCTACGGGCCGTGGGTGCTCAACTGCCAGGCCCCCGACGAGGGCAACATGCACACCCTCCTGCACTGGGGCACCGACGAGCAGAAGGAGCGCTACCTGCGGCCCCTGTGCGAGGGGCGGGTCATGAGCTGCTTCGCCATGACCGAGCCCGAGGTGGCCGGCTCGGACCCCACCCTCATCAAGACCCGGGCCTACCCGGACGGCGACGAGTGGGTGATCGACGGGCACAAGTGGTTCATCTCCAACGCCCACCGGGCCGGCTTCGCCATCCTGGTGGCCCGCACCGAGGACGACCCCGACCTCCCCCAGGCGGCCAACACCGCCTTCCTCGTCGACATCCCGTCCGAGGGGTGGACCGAGGTGCGCCAGATCGAGACCATGCACGGCTCGACCGGCCACTCCGAGATCCGCATCGAGGACCTGCGGGTCCACCAGGACCAGATGCTGGGCGGCCGGGGCCAGGGCCACCTGCTCGGCCAGTACCGGCTGGGGCCGGCCCGCCTGGCCCACTGCATGCGGTGGATCGCCCAGGCCGAGACGGCCCTGGACATGATGGTCGAGCGCTCCCTCGACCGCTTCGCCCACGGCTCGCTGCTGGCCGAGAAGCAAGGCATCCAGTGGATGATCGCCGATTCCACCATGGAGCTGTACCAGTCCAAGCTCATGGTGCTGCACGCCGCGTCCAGGATCGACGCCGGGGTGGACTTCAAGAGCGAGGTGTCGATGGCCAAGCACTTCGTGGCCAACGCCCTGGGCCGCATCATCGACCGGTCGATCCAGGTCCACGGCGCCCTCGGCTACTCGACCGACACCCCGCTGGCCTCCATGTACCAGCACGCCCGCTGGGCCCGCTTCGCCGACGGGGCCGACGAGGTCCACCAGATGCGCATCGCCCAGCGCACCATCGCGGCCTGGAAGGACCACGGCTCCACCCGCACCGCCACCGGCGACCTGCCCCTCTGACGGGGGCGCAGAGCTGGGGTTTCCGGGAACGCATGGGCTCGATCCGGCGCGCGTCGGCTCTGCGCGGGGTCAGGCGGCGAGGGCTGATGTGGGGGGAGGTGGTCGGGTAGTGCGACATCGGCCGTCGGGGTCGGTGACCCGGACGGTGGCGTCGGGGTCCATGGTGAGGGACCAGCCGGGTCGGTGGATGACGTGGTGGTGGTAGGCGCAGAGGAGGACGAGGTTGTGGGGGTTGGTGGGTCCGCCGTCGATCCAGTGGCGGACGTGGTGGGCGTCGCACCGATCAGGCGAGCGGTCGCAGCCGGGGAATCGGCAGCCTCGGTCTCGGAGGACGACAACGGTGAAGAGGGCGGCGGCCACGATGCGGGTGGCCCTGCCGTAGTCGAGGACTTCGGAGCGGCCTCGGGTGATGACGCGGTGGACATCGGCGTCGCAGGCCAGGCGTCGGGCCGTCTCGGCGTCGATCGTCGCTCCCTCGGGCAGGCGGGCAGTGCCGGCGCGGTCGGTGAGGGTGTCCAGGTCGATGGTGATGTTGAGGTGGGGGCGGTGTCGGGCCGCGACGTGCATCCCTTGGTGGTCGAGGAAGAACCGGAACACCGAGATCAGGGCGTCGTGGCGCTTCTCGGGCGGCGTGCGTGCGTCGTCGTCCCGCTTGGGGTCGAGCGCGACGCGCAGGGCGGCCTGCGCGGTGGCGTACCCCTCGGTGGTCAGGTCCGCGTCCAGGCGGCCTCGTCCGTCCATCAGCGGCGACAGGTGCGCCCGGCCCGCTTCCTCGATCGGGTCTCTCTCGTCCAGGAGGGCCTTGGCCTTGGCGGCCCAGTCGCGCATGGCGGCCGCCGTCTCGGGGACGTCCAACGGGGCCAACGCGGGCACGAGGGTGGCCTCGTGCTCGGCGTAGAGGCCTGCGGTGCGGTCGTTCACGTTGGCCACGACGGCCTGCACCTGACCACCCGACAGCGCCCCGCCGGTCCAGGCCCGAGCCGTGACCGGGCACCCCTGCAACCGTCGTGCCGTCGCCGCGTGGCGCGTCGCGTCCCGGTTCGAGAGCCGGGCCCGCACCCGGAGCCACGACGCCATCGACGCCGCGTCCTCCACGTCCCACAGCTCCGCCGCATCGAAGGCCCCCGCAGCCTCGGACACCTTCGCCGTCAACCGATCCAACAACCGGAACGCCTGAGAGCCAGGGCGTCGCCGTCGACGGGGATGTCCACGTCTTCGATCGCTCGGCGCAGCTCGTCCAACGGCATGGAGCCGAC encodes the following:
- a CDS encoding copper resistance protein CopC; amino-acid sequence: MAALAVLGFGAAPAGAHAQLLTSTPADGGSLGQAPTEVTLTFNEGVSVSVGQVRVLDAEGERVDRGGVEVRGDTVTVPLRGDLADGAYVVVWRAVSADSHPIDGAFTFGVGDGAERLDDSVVDALVGSGDESAWRLAGTAARVLAYGGALLATGLALFLVAVHDGGAERAGLRRVVRVAAGVGAVGLVLELPLRAALATGLGPDSITAPGVLGQILADNVGLATAVALLALLFVAVDAGRDRVVAGAGLVAVATSFAVAGHTATSSPAAVAIGADAAHVTAAAVWLGGLAGLLVVVAARRRAGTSPAPAVLRFSGVAGLTLAVVAVAGGTLGWTQVGSTRALVTTPYGQLLLAKVAIVGLVALLGGWNRYRLVPLVEHDLDGPATAAPSGEAPSGETPAAGRGATALSVLRRTLVIEVALLALVVGVTGALVDITPARSAVAAPFADRQPLGDGEVAMDIDPTRAGRTTLHLYTYDTEGQPWDLPEGVEVRFSLPAAEVAGLERTPAPTGPGHWTLISDDLSIGGTWTVEVAARTSLYEEEIATFQVRIVA
- a CDS encoding sigma-70 family RNA polymerase sigma factor; this encodes MDPLTRLALEARDGDELSLAGFVRASQADVWRLAAHLVDRPSADDVAQEVYLRAIPALARYRAEAPARAWLLGIARRTCADVIRRRGRERRLWRRLVAQPDPAGEAGAAPATGDVELDALLAALAPDRRDAFVLTQVIGLPYAEAAVACGVPVGTIRSRVARARAELATAVQDEARDEAAGTDG
- a CDS encoding MmcQ/YjbR family DNA-binding protein, whose translation is MAGPFDPDGVVLARVREACHALPEVEERPSHGSPAFFVRGKKTFVMFLDDHHGDGILGLWCAAPPGVQSDLVDTEPERFFVPPYVGHRGWLGVRLDLDVDWDEVRDIVTDAYCAVAPAPLVRQVRPDDG
- a CDS encoding adenylate/guanylate cyclase domain-containing protein — translated: MSSSSAVTNLGAAAAAFAFVAWVLPSEPLDDPGRVLLVNTVLVSVWAPLAVAAGTVWGARVLAPARRWLVEGRDPSTGEVGAVLRTPRHLLRVQLLLWMASAGLFGLVNGLFDPRLISRVAFTVVLSGLSAGAVTYLTTERIMRPVAARALAQGDVDRPRLPGVALRQVLAWALGTGVPLLGLVVTGVFALAEGTATRTSLAVTMVVIGGVALGVGLWVTLLGARAVADPVREVRQGMARVGDGDLDVAVDVYDASELGLLQDGFNRMVDGLREREQLRELFGRHVGEDVAQEALGRGPGLGGEVRDVAVLFVDIIDSTGIAAGRPATDVVDVLNRFFTVVVSTVDEHGGWINKFQGDAALAVFGAPGPRADPAGAALAAARHLATRLAAEVPDCRAGIGVAAGPAVAGNIGSEERFEYTVIGDPVNEAARLTELAKDVPGLVLASGEAVAAAGGTEADHWRAGERVTLRGRRRPTVLHVPAGAPSGATALGTAVAGDVAGPG
- a CDS encoding acyl-CoA dehydrogenase family protein produces the protein MAIDFTLEPEIEELRLRVRSFVDEVVKPGEARIGGLDTVDQRDEYVRTLIEMRGQAQEAGLWLPHMPKEWGGMELGHVGLAMVQAEAAKSTYGPWVLNCQAPDEGNMHTLLHWGTDEQKERYLRPLCEGRVMSCFAMTEPEVAGSDPTLIKTRAYPDGDEWVIDGHKWFISNAHRAGFAILVARTEDDPDLPQAANTAFLVDIPSEGWTEVRQIETMHGSTGHSEIRIEDLRVHQDQMLGGRGQGHLLGQYRLGPARLAHCMRWIAQAETALDMMVERSLDRFAHGSLLAEKQGIQWMIADSTMELYQSKLMVLHAASRIDAGVDFKSEVSMAKHFVANALGRIIDRSIQVHGALGYSTDTPLASMYQHARWARFADGADEVHQMRIAQRTIAAWKDHGSTRTATGDLPL
- a CDS encoding DUF222 domain-containing protein, which encodes MLDRLTAKVSEAAGAFDAAELWDVEDAASMASWLRVRARLSNRDATRHAATARRLQGCPVTARAWTGGALSGGQVQAVVANVNDRTAGLYAEHEATLVPALAPLDVPETAAAMRDWAAKAKALLDERDPIEEAGRAHLSPLMDGRGRLDADLTTEGYATAQAALRVALDPKRDDDARTPPEKRHDALISVFRFFLDHQGMHVAARHRPHLNITIDLDTLTDRAGTARLPEGATIDAETARRLACDADVHRVITRGRSEVLDYGRATRIVAAALFTVVVLRDRGCRFPGCDRSPDRCDAHHVRHWIDGGPTNPHNLVLLCAYHHHVIHRPGWSLTMDPDATVRVTDPDGRCRTTRPPPPTSALAA